TAAAGTATCCTCCGCCAGTCTCCTCTTCCATATATTCATCTTCTATATAGGCGAACAAATCACTTGATATATCTTGATTGAAAACTAATATCTTGTCGCTAAAAGTAGGAAATCTAAGATAGGGCTTGGTTGGTGGAACCAACTCTGCACCAAATGCAATTTTAAAATCAATCCATTTTGGTGAATTTATCGATCTGAAACGTTCTGTAATTTCAGGATATAAATCACCACCATTTGTGTACAGCCTCGTTACTGTTCTATTATTTAACCCTTCATTTAAAACGTTTTGTGGATTTATATGTATATCGCTATCTTGTTCTATTACTGTATGGTATAAATACAAAATTATCGCTCCTCGACTTATATTTCCAGCATTTTCTTCTTCAACATTACTGCCCTTAAATTGAGAAACGTATAGAGAAAGAGGACTGCTCTGTTAGCTCTCATCAACTCCGTTATCGCGCTCGTAATAATTGAATAATAAAACTTAATCGGTTAACTCTAATTGTTGTTTAATAAATTCAAATAAATTGTCAGCTTTTTTTTCGCCTTTTTCTTGACCTTGATATCATGCAACAACTGGGCATTCGCCATTGTCCAGTTGGGTTGTATCCAAACAATAAATCCAATCAGCTCCAGGCTCAAAAAATACAACATAGCCGTCTGGTATATCGTACTCTTTCCAATCCATCTTGTTGTCTAAACTTATGAACATCGTTTAAACCAATTCCATCAATATCTAAACCTTCAAAACTAACTTAGCTATACTCCTTTAATAGCCACTTATACCTATCAGGTAAAGTCACATGTAATGTATTTTCAATTTCTTTTATTTTCTCTTCAGAAGTTCCAGCTAACTTATGAACACTTCTATTTTAGATAAGGTTTTTAAGTTCCTTCTCGTACATATAATAATCACCACGAATTCATAACATCGGAATGCATCTCTTCATAATTTTAGCATAATCCCTAACATTGTTGTTCCACAATTTGGCCCGATCAGTTAGAAGAGATGGCGATGCAATTCATTTTCATTTCTTTAAAAGAAAATATGGATACAAGAACCTCTACGGGCAAAGCCATGTTCCAAATGATGTGCGTTATTGCTGAATTAGAAAGAAACCTTATTGCTGAGAGAGTAAAGGAAGAGTAAAAAACGTGGAAAAACATAAGGTAGACCCAAGTTGGATAAAGAAAAGCTTGTTGTTGCGCTACGGATGTATGATAGTAAAGAATATTCTATAAAAGAGATAGTCTCAGTAACTGGAATATCTCAAGGTTCCTTATATAGAGCCATCAACAGAAGAAGGCTTGAAGAAATAGAAAAATAGGACGCGTTCTATTTTTTCTCCAATTTTACTTTGCGGTCTACAGCAGGAACCCTGTCACTTATCCTAAAACATGGAAGTCTTTCTTTAGCATTGATCATTGTAAGGAAATCAAACAAGATTCAGTTTATTAATTGCATCGTGATTGACATTCCCATCCTTGGTGAATAGAGACCCAGCTGGAAGAGCAAATTCCCTCTCATCCGTTCTTCGATATACAATAAGATCATTAGGAAGCTTTGCTTCTTCTTTTTTAAAGAGACTGTCAATCCTATGAATGAACGTATCAATATCAGAAATTCCGGGATGTTTGTCAGCCCCCCTTAATATCCTATTTAGCATTGGGCCGTACGCCACGTAACCGTCCATAAATTTTTTGTCTTCTTTTGTCACTACAGTATCCGAAAGTTTTATTTTAGTTCCAAATTCTTTAGCAGCATCTATATCACTTTTAAAGTCTAATGGAGTTGTTTGTTCTTCCTTCAATTGAGTATCAATTTCATTAAATCCTTTTTTGCTTATGTCATCCATGTACTTAAACATTTCTGGTGCGTAAGCTTTTAATACAGGTTCATAACTAGGTTCATAATAATAGGCAAAGGCCTGTGCAAACACTTCCCGAAATTCATTGATGTGTTCTTTCACATATGTGGTATCATACTCACCTTCATGAGGAGGTAGATGTGAAAGAAGTAAGGCGCTTGCATCTTCGTCTGCTTTTGCTTGATGTACAGCATCTAAAAATGTTTCATTTACAAAAACATTTTCTCCTAACGTGTCACGAGCGATTGCTTTTCCTATCTCATAATATACCTCTTTGCTACGAAAAAGAGAAACAGATAAAAGATAGCGAAGGAAATGAGGTTTCCTTAGATTCTCATTTTGTCTTTTCAATAGGTGGTAAAAACCCGGCTCTGATTATCCATACAGAAGAGTATTCGGACAGCCACAGCAAAAATCACGGAGAGTAAGATTTTCTGCTATACTTTTTTCTGTCAGATGAATTTTTCCTCCTGCTTTCTCGTACATCTCCAATACTTCAGGTGAAAGCTTATTTAATAGTGCTTGGGTATCTTGTAACCGTTGTTCTTCTTCACTCTTAACCTCTGTTGTTATAATTCCTTTCATAATTTCTTTCATTCTTTCTTCTCGGGATTTCTTCGCCCGTTCTTTCTTATTTTTTTCTTTTACATCTTCCACATCCTATATACCATTTGCTCATGAGTAATATAGGAAAATGCTGAAGAAGTGAGTGTTAAAGCCAACAGTATCGTAGTTGTACTCAGGCCTTTCAGCATTTTAGTTCTTTGTGGTATCTAAATTTGTTTTGAAACCCCAAAAGTTACAAACCATTATAATTGTGATTTCTAGAATAAAATGGTTTAAAACAAAAACAATTAAAACCAGTTAAGTTCTTAAATAGATTAATTACATTTTTCGGTAAATTCATTCCCTCTTTGTTTATCATTTTTCTCATAAATATATATTGGTGCCTCAAAAAATTATTTGAGGAATGAGATCAACCTGTTATACATATATTCTTCTGTAACCAAAGGCGATATTAGTGTAAGACATCTAATTTTCTTGGAACCAAGAACTTGATTAATAAATCTGAATAGAGTGATTAGGCAGATTGCATCTTGTTCACCAAATACAGTTAGAAAACGGTGAAAGGAGGTGATGTCAAGCAAATGAATACTAATCATGATCATTTGGAGAGCCCACGTCATTCTAATTCAGAATTACCATTCCATTCTACACCGGAAGGATATCAAAAGGTACCGTTTTGTTGTGTGATTCCTATCCCTCATGGATTTGAACTTACATCTTATTGTAAACCAAAGTTGATCTATCTTCTGAATTGTGTAGGGCTCGTAACAGAAACATGCAGAAAAACGGTTAAAGTTGATGACTGCGGTAATGCAGAAGTTGACTTACACATGTTAAAAGTAAAAGGATGTATCCCTTTTATTACCAATGTAGAAGTGAAACCAATAGGTAAACAAACAGGATGTTCTTCTGAGTCCCATAGTAAAGAAATTTCTATTTGTTGTACCGAAAGTATTTGTGTGGATCATGTACTGAAATGTAGTGTAGAACGCATCCCCCATCATCACTTGGATTGCCATAATGTAGTCGTTTGTGATTTGAAAGCAATCCCTACACATGAAGATCATTGTCAGTTCGTTAAAATTATGGGGAACTTTCAATTTCATTATGTATAGGATCTGAAACATGTGAGCGGGGACCATTTGGTTGGATTTAGAATCCTAATAATTATGAGGAGGCTATTGTATGAACAATAACTTTAATGGAAATGGTTTAATTCCTATGAATGACAATGTTATTAGTGGTGATCTTGTTACAAATGATTGTACACCATGCCATGGTTCTATTCCCATAAATGCCATGAGAAAAGATCCCTTTCGCACAATGACAATACAAGAATTAACATATGAATGGACA
This portion of the Brevibacillus laterosporus genome encodes:
- a CDS encoding ABC transporter permease, whose amino-acid sequence is MNTNHDHLESPRHSNSELPFHSTPEGYQKVPFCCVIPIPHGFELTSYCKPKLIYLLNCVGLVTETCRKTVKVDDCGNAEVDLHMLKVKGCIPFITNVEVKPIGKQTGCSSESHSKEISICCTESICVDHVLKCSVERIPHHHLDCHNVVVCDLKAIPTHEDHCQFVKIMGNFQFHYV